In a single window of the Drosophila albomicans strain 15112-1751.03 chromosome 3, ASM965048v2, whole genome shotgun sequence genome:
- the LOC117572428 gene encoding monocarboxylate transporter 10 encodes MPTQQTKSQDELASANALVSKHPDNNKLDKFKEEDEEEEEEIDTAAVVVPPDSGWAWVVMVASFLCCTVIDGIVFCSASIQEHLMKEFGVSKFYVTFVSSLLSGCYLMAGPFVSALANRFGFRPVTITGAIFSAICFGLSYYATSVEYLFVIYGVLGGIGFCMVYIPAVVIIGFYFEKWRALATGVALCGSGVGVFVFAPLTNFLLKETNWRMTLAIQGLMVLSCAIFGLAFRPIQPITLGVTEDGTVVDEEKTKLNGHGNTVAPTPQLHQAAFTKPLPEGRFAYSMPNSAHNTYMGASQRHHYPTAAEIFKGMNLERRPSGQASKGTELKQLRKSQPTTPNGDPQQLTFNLHKELTTVGENEEEAENDNLLETEAKPVTIQARRHTVSGRRPQDLAKRPHGTGHDAAHHHGQSQSSRPMYRDDIFFTGSLTRIPQYQSQTSLAYHMSVTRLPTKQDMLEDRQKGCRICPEAVRRTLSTMLDTTLLKSPSFMCLAVSGFLTMMGFFVPFSFLPDRAIENGMSASSAVSLISGIGAINTIARIVCGSLSSFPSVKPLWLNNVALTAGGLATIFSGVVVNATTQWAFAFFFGVCIACFSALRSLIAVELIGLEKLTNAFGFLMLFQGLAATIGSPIAGALYDMTKSYNMAFYFAGGLILLSGFLCYPLTWISNWEQRRNAKNEPLPTA; translated from the exons GTGCCACCGGACAGCGGCTGGGCTTGGGTTGTCATGGTTGCCTCGTTCCTCTGCTGCACTGTGATCGATGGCATCGTTTTCTGCTCGGCCAGCATACAGGAGCACCTCATGAAAGAGTTCGGTGTGAGCAAATTCTATGTCACGTTCGTCTCGTCACTGCTCAGCGGTTGCTACCTGATGGCTGGTCCCTTTGTCAGTGCATTGGCCAATCGTTTCGGTTTCCGTCCCGTCACAATTACCGGTGCCATCTTCTCGGCCATCTGCTTCGGTCTCTCGTACTATGCTACGAGCGTGGAATATCTGTTCGTCATCTATGGTGTATTGGGTGGTATTGGCTTCTGCATGGTCTACATCCCCGCTGTCGTCATCATTGGTTTCTACTTTGAGAAGTGGCGTGCTCTGGCCACCGGTGTCGCTCTTTGCGGCTCGGGAGTTGGCGTCTTTGTCTTTGCCCCGCTCACCAATTTTCTGCTGAAGGAGACGAACTGGCGCATGACCTTGGCCATTCAGGGTCTGATGGTGCTGTCGTGTGCCATCTTTGGCCTCGCCTTCCGTCCCATACAGCCGATTACGCTCGGTGTCACCGAGGATGGCACCGTGGTCGATGAGGAGAAGACCAAACTGAATGGCCATGGCAATACCGTAGCGCCAACGCCACAATTGCATCAGGCTGCGTTCACCAAGCCGCTGCCCGAAGGTCGCTTCGCCTACTCGATGCCCAACTCGGCACACAACACCTACATGGGCGCCTCGCAGCGCCATCATTATCCCACGGCTGCGGAGATCTTCAAGGGCATGAATCTGGAGCGCCGCCCGTCGGGACAGGCAAGCAAGGGCACCGAGCTGAAGCAGTTGCGCAAATCGCAGCCCACCACACCGAATGGCGATCCACAGCAGTTGACCTTCAATTTGCACAAGGAGCTGACCACCGTGGGCGAGAacgaggaggaggcggagaaCGATAACCTGTTGGAGACCGAGGCCAAGCCTGTGACGATTCAGGCTCGACGTCACACAGTCTCCGGCCGACGACCTCAGGATCTGGCGAAGCGTCCCCATGGCACAGGCCATGATGCCGCTCACCATCATGGACAATCGCAGTCGTCCCGTCCTATGTACAGAGATGATATCTTCTTTACCGGTTCGCTGACACGCATACCCCAATATCAGTCACAGACCTCGCTGGCCTATCACATGTCCGTCACCCGGCTGCCCACCAAGCAGGATATGCTGGAGGATCGGCAAAAGGGTTGCCGCATTTGCCCCGAAGCAGTGCGTCGCACACTCTCGACCATGTTGGACACCACGCTGCTGAAGTCACCGTCATTCATGTGCCTCGCTGTCAGCGGCTTCTTGACCATGATGGGCTTCTTTGTGCCCTTCTCCTTCCTGCCGGATCGTGCCATAGAAAATGGCATGTCCGCATCTTCGGCCGTCTCGCTTATCTCGGGCATTGGCGCAATCAATACGATTGCTAGGATCGTTTGTGGCTCGTTGAGTTCGTTCCCCAGCGTCAAGCCGCTGTGGCTTAATAATGTGGCACTGACCGCCGGTGGCTTGGCTACCATCTTCAGTGGAGTCGTCGTGAATGCCACCACGCAGTGGGCATTCGCATTCTTCTTTGGCGTTTGCATTGCCTGCTTCTCGGCGCTGCGATCACTGATTGCTGTCGAGCTGATTGGCCTGGAGAAGCTGACCAATGCCTTTGGATTCCTGATGTTGTTCCAGGGTTTGGCTGCCACCATCGGCAGTCCCATTGCCG GTGCTCTTTATGACATGACCAAAAGCTACAATATGGCCTTCTACTTCGCTGGTGGTTTGATCCTGTTGTCGGGTTTCCTATGCTATCCCCTGACCTGGATATCCAACTGGGAGCAGCGACGCAATGCCAAGAACGAACCGCTGCCCACAGCCTAA